The Nitrospiraceae bacterium genome window below encodes:
- a CDS encoding GNAT family N-acetyltransferase has product MATFGVTVLHEASAFAGLRDEWNALVRDAGKSPFSTHEWLSTYWTHYGGSTRLCVLLVRAEGGRLVGACPLQIRVMGAVGLAFVSRATLLGAPLTDMQDILARPGYEAEVVDLITAAIAEQGIDYLDLPELPDESPLRTYRASLRTLRGLSEGPTGKLPFVALPKGWSEFLATRGTSTQRNVKYYGNRLSKKHSLEFLPLTDPDDIEREFPTFLDLYAKRFADYPLLTSKEYRAFRSEMARLFAKNGWLILFVLKLNGLTVAAELCLRGGTTLYAYNSCYDVEWSREGTTLIMQARVLEHAIFQGISEYNFLRGEEAYKAHWATGARTQYALHLHRPSWRVQIVERSRGVRHLLTGAVATRQRGAS; this is encoded by the coding sequence ATGGCAACCTTCGGCGTAACCGTCTTGCACGAGGCTTCGGCCTTCGCTGGGCTGCGGGACGAATGGAACGCCCTCGTTCGCGACGCGGGGAAGTCGCCGTTCAGTACTCACGAGTGGTTGAGCACCTATTGGACGCACTATGGCGGTTCCACGCGTTTGTGCGTGCTGCTGGTGCGCGCGGAGGGCGGGCGGCTCGTCGGAGCCTGCCCACTGCAAATCCGAGTCATGGGGGCCGTAGGCCTGGCCTTCGTGTCGCGCGCGACGCTGCTGGGCGCGCCGCTGACCGATATGCAGGACATTCTGGCGCGACCAGGCTACGAGGCGGAAGTCGTCGACTTGATCACCGCCGCGATCGCTGAACAGGGAATCGACTATCTCGATCTGCCGGAATTGCCGGACGAGTCGCCTCTGCGCACCTATCGGGCATCCCTGCGCACCCTGCGTGGTTTGAGTGAAGGCCCCACCGGCAAGTTGCCGTTCGTAGCCTTGCCGAAGGGTTGGTCGGAGTTCTTGGCGACTCGGGGGACGAGCACCCAACGGAACGTGAAATACTACGGCAACCGCCTCTCGAAGAAGCACAGTCTGGAATTCCTGCCTCTGACCGATCCCGACGATATCGAGCGCGAGTTCCCGACATTCCTGGATCTCTACGCCAAACGCTTTGCCGACTATCCGCTGCTGACGTCGAAGGAGTATCGGGCGTTTCGCAGCGAGATGGCGCGGCTGTTTGCGAAGAACGGCTGGCTGATCCTGTTCGTGCTGAAGCTCAACGGACTCACCGTGGCGGCGGAACTGTGTCTGCGAGGCGGGACCACGCTGTATGCGTACAACTCCTGCTACGACGTCGAGTGGTCGCGCGAGGGCACGACGCTGATCATGCAGGCACGGGTTCTGGAGCACGCGATCTTCCAAGGGATCAGCGAATACAACTTTTTGCGCGGGGAGGAAGCCTACAAGGCACATTGGGCGACCGGTGCCAGGACACAGTATGCCCTCCACCTGCACAGACCGAGCTGGCGGGTGCAAATTGTGGAGCGTAGTCGGGGCGTTCGGCACTTGCTGACCGGTGCCGTGGCAACGAGACAAAGGGGCGCGTCATGA
- a CDS encoding DegT/DnrJ/EryC1/StrS family aminotransferase gives MTLKVQAAPVLFGETWSSVAMGMPPVLLDRAISLQFSASNALWQGLRQLGLKPGDRVLFPAYHCGAELDVCVKAELNIAFYDVDPSLSIDWTALHRLVDARTRALFVIHYFGFPVELEPAHALCREHGLALIEDCAHALYSRDLRNQACGQSGAMAVYSLRKFLPVPEGGALRSASVSDSAVPPPAEETFSMLRFEAQRSAHRVGIPMRRRVMARAAGTAGIPFAFWNRLTGRRRHPRANDPSLDFGVAGADWGMSTLSRWIVERTDHAAVVRRRRANFAELIGRIGSTGLVRPLFTALPDGACPWLCPVVVDDADGLIDYLRRRGIEAAPLWRETHAQWPAERFPSAGWLKQRAVALPIHQDLTVEHMQWMAKEIEQWQPSA, from the coding sequence GTGACGTTGAAGGTGCAGGCCGCTCCAGTGCTGTTCGGCGAAACGTGGTCGTCCGTGGCCATGGGGATGCCCCCAGTGTTATTGGACCGCGCGATCAGCCTGCAGTTCAGCGCCAGCAATGCCCTGTGGCAAGGCCTTCGGCAGTTGGGGCTGAAACCAGGCGACCGGGTGCTGTTTCCTGCCTACCACTGCGGAGCCGAACTGGATGTCTGTGTGAAAGCCGAATTGAACATCGCGTTTTACGATGTCGATCCCAGCCTGTCGATCGATTGGACGGCCCTGCATCGGCTGGTGGATGCCCGGACGCGCGCGCTGTTCGTGATCCATTATTTTGGATTTCCCGTCGAACTGGAGCCCGCGCACGCGTTGTGCCGGGAACATGGGCTGGCCTTGATTGAAGACTGCGCGCACGCGCTGTACAGCCGGGATCTCCGCAATCAAGCCTGCGGCCAGTCGGGAGCGATGGCGGTCTATAGCCTGAGGAAGTTTCTTCCGGTTCCGGAGGGCGGAGCCCTGCGATCGGCCTCCGTGTCCGACAGCGCCGTTCCACCCCCGGCTGAAGAAACATTCAGCATGTTGCGGTTCGAGGCCCAACGGAGCGCGCATCGCGTCGGCATCCCGATGCGGCGTCGAGTGATGGCGCGGGCGGCGGGAACGGCAGGCATTCCATTCGCCTTCTGGAACAGGCTGACCGGTCGGCGAAGGCATCCGAGGGCCAATGATCCTTCGCTCGATTTTGGAGTTGCGGGCGCCGACTGGGGCATGTCGACACTTTCACGCTGGATCGTCGAACGAACGGATCACGCCGCGGTCGTTCGGCGTCGCCGGGCCAACTTCGCGGAGTTGATCGGGCGAATCGGTTCCACCGGGCTGGTCCGGCCACTGTTCACCGCCTTGCCGGACGGAGCCTGCCCGTGGCTCTGTCCAGTCGTCGTGGACGATGCCGACGGTTTGATCGACTATTTGCGCCGTCGCGGGATTGAAGCCGCTCCCTTGTGGCGCGAGACGCACGCACAGTGGCCCGCCGAGCGATTCCCTTCGGCGGGGTGGTTGAAACAGCGGGCGGTCGCGTTGCCCATCCATCAAGACTTGACCGTGGAGCATATGCAGTGGATGGCGAAGGAAATCGAGCAATGGCAACCTTCGGCGTAA
- a CDS encoding GNAT family N-acetyltransferase — MLQIERVTAVRDLIPLKEEWDRLVAHSLNPDLYVTHEWVSLWCEHFVKDGELCVLLVRDGHRLVGVAPLMRTTKTVKGLPVRQLGFLLNRCNVRGNFVIAPEQADECVSAILDHLADARAEWDILSLYGMSDSSGVSETLMRLSFANHRRGWSVLPIATWENAIVDLGGGWDAYFAAKTGHHRKRAKKELQILESLGRLAFDRYDAPEQVEAYLDHFLGIEAQSWKVRHGESLSERDEFKAFYREIIRRHAERQAWRAWVLKIDDRPMATIFGLLYEGTLYAEKTTYVAGVDKASPGSGVIRHAIEQSFREGLAKEIDLDQQTHFTSRWQTHTRRHHHVEVFNSSAYSRTLLGLKRLVRLWRGRRGTGAES, encoded by the coding sequence ATGCTGCAGATTGAACGAGTGACGGCGGTGCGCGATCTCATTCCTCTCAAGGAGGAGTGGGATCGTCTCGTCGCGCACTCACTCAACCCCGATCTCTACGTAACCCATGAATGGGTCAGCCTCTGGTGCGAGCACTTCGTCAAGGACGGCGAGTTATGTGTGCTGCTGGTTCGGGACGGGCACCGACTCGTCGGCGTCGCCCCGCTCATGCGGACTACCAAGACAGTGAAGGGCTTGCCGGTGCGGCAATTGGGATTCTTGCTGAACCGTTGCAATGTCCGGGGAAACTTCGTCATAGCCCCGGAGCAAGCGGATGAGTGCGTCTCCGCCATCCTAGACCACCTGGCCGATGCCAGAGCGGAGTGGGATATCCTCTCGCTCTACGGCATGTCGGATTCATCGGGCGTTTCGGAGACACTCATGCGACTGTCGTTCGCCAACCATAGGAGAGGCTGGTCGGTCTTGCCGATCGCGACCTGGGAGAATGCCATTGTTGACCTCGGAGGCGGATGGGATGCGTACTTCGCCGCCAAAACGGGGCACCATCGCAAACGCGCCAAAAAGGAACTGCAAATCCTGGAGAGTCTGGGCAGGTTGGCCTTCGACCGTTATGACGCACCGGAACAGGTGGAGGCCTATCTGGATCACTTCCTTGGCATCGAGGCGCAGAGTTGGAAAGTGCGGCATGGAGAGTCGCTGTCGGAGCGGGATGAATTCAAGGCCTTCTACCGGGAGATCATTCGACGACATGCGGAGCGTCAGGCTTGGCGTGCGTGGGTGCTTAAGATCGACGATCGGCCGATGGCGACGATTTTCGGTCTGCTTTACGAGGGAACGCTCTATGCGGAAAAGACCACCTATGTGGCCGGAGTAGACAAGGCGTCTCCAGGAAGCGGGGTGATTCGTCACGCGATCGAGCAGTCATTCCGCGAAGGTCTCGCCAAGGAGATCGATCTCGATCAGCAAACCCACTTCACCAGTCGCTGGCAGACCCATACACGTCGGCACCACCATGTGGAAGTGTTCAATTCTTCGGCCTATTCGCGAACCTTATTGGGCCTGAAACGGCTGGTGCGTCTGTGGAGGGGCCGGCGCGGGACGGGAGCGGAATCGTGA
- a CDS encoding GNAT family N-acetyltransferase has protein sequence MLRRVKKLGEVLANEGWQGLVDRVAWRMRRFVRLNEEFLCLELDLTTILPRYTARSRYTIRRLTEADYPILAPRMSLEQKLYYFLFRGAHEIGFGAFDGGRLVGHLGMGVERYHLRQIGLEFDLGPTTVYGNGLVVDPEYRKSMVTGALLEYAFLSFKEQGYRKCITITQTTNVSSLNMSAHFGFREIQRITSRRTAMIRRRPRLLYIEPDPSFESRKRPKRDERLKPAAVVEVGASVSPHVPGS, from the coding sequence ATGTTGAGACGGGTGAAGAAATTGGGCGAGGTGCTGGCTAACGAAGGCTGGCAGGGGCTTGTCGATCGAGTCGCCTGGCGGATGCGACGGTTTGTGCGGTTGAATGAAGAGTTTCTGTGTTTGGAGTTGGATTTGACCACCATCCTACCGCGCTACACGGCTCGTTCCCGCTACACGATTCGTCGACTGACGGAGGCCGACTATCCGATATTGGCGCCGCGGATGAGCCTCGAACAAAAGCTCTACTACTTTCTGTTCCGGGGAGCCCACGAGATCGGTTTCGGAGCCTTCGACGGGGGCCGCCTTGTCGGGCACCTGGGAATGGGGGTGGAGCGGTATCACCTCCGGCAGATCGGCCTCGAATTTGATCTGGGGCCCACGACCGTCTACGGGAACGGATTGGTAGTCGACCCGGAGTATCGCAAGTCTATGGTGACGGGAGCGTTGCTCGAGTACGCGTTTCTCTCCTTCAAGGAGCAAGGCTACAGAAAATGCATCACGATTACGCAAACCACGAATGTCTCCTCGCTGAACATGTCTGCCCATTTTGGATTTCGTGAGATTCAGCGAATCACATCGCGGCGAACCGCGATGATTCGGCGCCGTCCGAGACTGCTGTATATCGAACCGGATCCCTCCTTCGAGAGTCGGAAGCGCCCCAAGCGGGACGAGCGCCTGAAACCGGCGGCGGTCGTTGAAGTCGGCGCATCGGTGTCCCCGCACGTGCCGGGTTCCTAA
- a CDS encoding VOC family protein, which produces MSGINGIDAPDEMNSEWARELDRVLDVGARGVSGVSGGALHHVGIAVPSIHAVYEAIARSIGAEVDSPVLTDPLQKVSALFLFQPSLGRRIELIEPVGAASPITRFLQKTGGGVHHLCFKTDDLDAEMVRLKSEGARVVCPPVEACGFHGARIAFCYTRERVLLELAETPVTYDRVSADGKRDHCRC; this is translated from the coding sequence ATGAGCGGCATCAATGGGATCGACGCGCCCGACGAGATGAACAGCGAATGGGCACGGGAACTGGACAGAGTGCTCGATGTCGGAGCGCGGGGTGTGTCGGGTGTGTCGGGCGGTGCCCTTCATCACGTCGGCATCGCGGTGCCGTCGATCCACGCGGTCTATGAAGCGATCGCCCGTTCGATCGGGGCGGAAGTGGACTCACCCGTGCTGACCGATCCCCTGCAGAAAGTGTCGGCCCTGTTTTTGTTTCAGCCGTCCTTGGGTCGTCGCATCGAACTCATTGAACCGGTGGGTGCCGCCTCGCCGATCACACGCTTTCTCCAAAAAACCGGCGGGGGCGTCCACCACCTGTGCTTCAAGACCGATGACCTGGATGCTGAGATGGTGCGGCTTAAATCGGAGGGCGCGCGCGTGGTGTGCCCCCCTGTCGAAGCCTGCGGCTTTCACGGGGCACGGATCGCATTCTGTTACACCCGAGAACGAGTCCTCCTCGAATTGGCCGAGACTCCGGTGACCTACGATCGGGTTTCCGCCGACGGGAAAAGAGATCATTGCCGATGTTGA